The nucleotide sequence CGCTGGTCGAGGTTGGCGGGCTCAACCATGGCATCACACTGCACGACGGATATCTTTATGCCTCCTCCGCGACGCGCGTCCTGCGTTGGCCGTTCGCGACCGGAACGAGAGCCGCGCTGAGCGGCCAGGAAGAAGTGGTGACCGGCATCCCTTCGGGCGGCGTCGCGGGCGGCCATGTCACCCGGACGATTGTCTTCGACGCCGAAGGCCGACTCTACGTGAGCGTCGGTTCAGCCACGAACGTGGATGGCGATTCGACGCGCGCTCGCATTCGTCGCTTTACCGCAGCCCAGGTTCAGGCAGGCAACGTGGCTTTCACGGACGGCGAGGTGTTCGCCGATGGCCTTCGGAACGAAGTGGGCCTGCGTTTCGACAGCCAGGGCAGGCTGTGGGGTGTGGAAAACGAGCGAGATAATCTCAACCGCGCCGACCTCGGGGGCGACATTCACACCGATAATCCCGCTGAAGAGCTGAACCTCTTCTCCGAAGCGGGACGGTTCTACGGCTACCCCTATTGCTTCAGTGAGTTCTTGCTTCCGGCGGGCGTGGGAATGGGCCGAGGGACGCAGTGGACGGATCCGGGCTTCATGAATGATGGCACCCACTCCGATGCGTGGTGCCGCGACGTCAACAATGTGGTGCCTCCGATGTTGGCGATGCCCGCTCACGTTGCCCCGCTCGACATCGTCTTCTACGACGGCGCGTCCTTCCCGCCCGAGGTGGTCGGCGACGCCTTCGTCAGCTTCCACGGTTCCTGGAATCGACGGCCCGCCCAGGGCTACGAGGTGGCGCGAGTGGTGTTCGAGAACGGGTTGCCGGTTCGCTACGAGCCGTTCTTCGAGTTCAACGGCACCGACGACACCTCAGTCGACTGGCCGCATCGGCCGGTAGGATTGGGTGTGGGCCCCCATGGCGAGTTGTTTGTGAGCAGCGACGCGTCAGGCCGAATCATCGCAATCGGCTACCAGCGATAACCAGACGCCCCGCGCTCGATTCGTGCGCATGTACAGAATTGCGTGGCTTGCGTCGACGCAGGCGCTTTCTGGTGCCCTGGTGATTGAGCGCATAGGAAGTCGCGGGTGGCGGTAGGGCACGGGAATCGAACTCGCCAGGGACGCCTCTCGGCGCCCCTCACCGGTTTTGAAGACCGGGCCGGCCACCAGGTCCGGAGGCCCTACCGCCGTCGATTACTGCCGCACCCCACGGGCTCCGTCAACCAACCGCCTGTGCCTTCAACCCCGGCAGTCCATGCACCAGCGTGGTCACCAGCACCCGGGTCAGCTCATCCACGGGCGAACCCTGGAACCCCGTGCACGTCAGCCGCAGGCTCACCAGTCCGTGCAGGCCCGCCCACAGCACCTCTGCCAGCATCCAGGGCTCCGCGGCCTCCGCAATCCTCCCGGTGGACTTCAGGTCCTCGAACACGCGCACCAGCACGCCAAAGGACCGCGGGCCCGCTGCGTCCGGCGCGTCGCTGAACAGCGCCGTCGACAGCTTCGCGTCCTCCATGAAGATGAGCCGGTACGTCTCCGGGTTCTCCAGCCCGAAGCGCACGTACGCGTCCGCCAGCTTCGATAGCCGCGCCAGCGGTTCTTCCCCCGTTGCCGCCGGCTCCAGCGCCGCCAGGAGATCTCGGAAGCCGCGCACGCACAGCTCCCTCGCAATCGCCTCGCGGTTCTCGAAGTGCAGGTAGAGCGTCGCCGGCGCGTACTCCACCGCGTCCGCCAGCTTGCGCATCGACAGGGCATCGAAGCCCTCGCGCATCACCATGTCCCGGGCCACGCGGAGGATCTGCTCGCGCAGCTCCGCCCGCTGTCGCTCCTTCCGCTCCGAAATCCCCATATCTGAACTGTAGGCCTTGACGTTCCGAACGACCACCAGTAAATGAACGGTGTTTACAGAACGGTGTTCATAATCCATTCGCTGTTCGGAGCAGGGGAGTACGACATGGACAAGGTGGCGTTGTTTGGCGCTTCGGGCGTCGTCGGTCAGAGCGTTGCGCGGGCCCTGCAGGCCCGGGGGCAGCCCTACCGGGTGGTCGGCCGCTCGCGTGCCTCCCTGCAGAAGGAGTTCGGCGCCGACCCGCTGGCGGAGGTCGCCACCTGGGACACGGAGAATCCGGACTCCATCCGCGCCGCGGCACGAGGCGTCCACACGCTCATCTACATGGTGGGGGTGAACTACTGGCAGTTCGGCCTCCACCCCCTCCTCATGCGCCGCACGCTCGACGCCGCCATCGCCGAGGGCGTCAAGCGCATCCTCCTCATCGGCACCGTGTACCCCTACGGCCGGCCTCGCACCGAAACCGTGAAGGAGGACCACCCGCGCGAGCCCCACACCTTCAAGGGGCGCATGCGCAAGGAGCAGGAGGACATGCTCATGGCCGAGCACGCCGCCGGCCGCATCCAGGCCACCATCCTCCGCCTCCCGGACTTCTACGGCCCCGGCGTGGACAAGAGCTTCCTCCACCGCGCCTTCCTCGCCGCCGTCGGGGGCACGCGCGCCCAGCTCATCGGCCCCATCGACCGCCCCCACGAGTTCGTCTACGTGCCTGACGTGGGCCCCGTGGTGACGAAGCTGATGGACGAGCCCCGCGCCTACGGCAAATGGTGGAACTTCGCGGGCGCCGGCGTCACCTCGCAGCGGACCCTCGTCGAGGAGATCTTCCGCCAGGCCGGACGCCCCCCCAAGCTCATGACGTCAGGGAAGGGGATGCTCCGGCTCATGGGCCTCTTCAACCCGTTCATGCGCGAGCTGGTGGAGATGCACTACCTGCTCACCGAGCCCGTGCTCATGGACGACTCGGCCCTGCGCCAACTGCTGGGCGATGTGCACAAGACGCCCTACACCGAGGGCATCCGGCAGACGCTCGCGGCCACCCGCGCCGCCGCCGTCAGTCCAGCCCCCGCTGCCACAGGTCGTCCTCATCCAGTCCCATGAAGTGACCGACCTCGTGCATCACCGTGATTCCAATCTGCTCGATGAGCTCCTCGCGCGTCCGTGCGAAGCGCTCCAGGTTGCGCTGGTACAGCACGATGGACGCGGGGTAGGGGTCGAACGTGTCCGTCAGGTGGCGCTCGCCCACCGGCGTCCCGAGGAACACCCCGAGGATGCTCGGGGACAGCGGCGGGTCCTGCCCCATCAGGTCCTCGTCCGAGGGAATGTCCTCCACCGCAATCGTCACGTTGTCCAGGTACTGCTTCGCGTGCCGGGGCAGTGACTTCACCGCCTCCTCCACCGCGCGGTCGAACTCCGCCTCCTCCAGCCGCACGGGCGGAGGGAACTCCCTGGGCCCCAGCGCCTGGGCCCGCTCGAAGCGCCGCTTCGCTTCCTTCTCGTCCCCGCGCCGCTCCGCCATCAGCCCCAGGTAGTGGTGCGCCAGCGCCTCGTCCGGCAGCTCCTTGAGGACCTTCTCGAAGGCGGCCTGCGCCTCCTCGAAGCGGCACAGCTCGAACAGGGCGATGCCGCGCTCCAGCTGCGCGTCCGCCGAGCGAGGCATGTGCCCCAGCGCCGCGTCCACGCTCTTCAGCGCGCGCTCGCACTCGCCCAGCTGGTTCAGCGCCATGCCCTCCAGGAGGAGGAACTCGTAGACCCTCTCCACGTCGGCGGCCTTCTGGGCCAGGCGTAGGCCTCGCGCACACAGGCCCAGGCCCTCCTCCGCGGCCTCCCGGTCCTCTTCGGTGCGGCACACCAGGCAGTCCGCCGCTCCCAGGAGCACCTTCAGGTCCTCCGGGGCCACCTTCAGGGCCAGGCCGAAGGCCTTCTCCGCCTCCTCCAGCCGCCCCAGCTCCATCAGGGCCGACGCCCGGTAGTGGAGGGCGGCGGGGTGCTCCGGCGCGTCCGCCAGCAGGCCCTCCGCCCCGGCCAGCGCCGTCTCGAAGTCACCCGCCTCGAAGGCCTCCGCCACCGCGTCCAGTCGTGCCTCCACGCCCTCCACCCCCCCTGGCTTCGCGGTGCGCTTCCCCATGGGCCGGCACATATGAAGCCACAACGTGCGTTGTCAACGACGGCCACGGCTGTTAGTTTCCGCCCCCCGTCCACGTGCGACGGCCCGTCCCGTGAACATCCTAGTCGTCGACGACGATCTCGAGCTGTGCACCATGCTCTCTCGCTTCCTGGAGATGCATGGGTTCACGGTCTACTCGGCGGCGGATGCCCTGCAGGCGCTCGACATCCTGGAGCGCAACCAGGTGGGCATGGTCATCACCGACTACCTCATGCCCCACCTCGACGGCATCCACTTCACGGAGATGCTGAAGGCGGACCCTCGCTTCCAGGCGATTCCAGTCCTCCTGATGACGGCCAGTACGGATGAAGGCATCACCGAGCGCGGCCTGCGCAAGGGCGTGGCGCTCACCCTTCAGAAGCCCTTGGACATGGGGCAGCTGCTGACGCTCGTGCGCTTCGCCGAGTAGCCCTCCGCCGGCCTCGCCCCCAGGGGGCCTGGACGCGTCCGCTCGCCCACAGGCACGCCCTTCCTGGTTGACTTCGTTCCGCTGGCCCTTATGTTGGCGCTCGCCAGGGTCGAGTGCTAACGACCTGCACGGTTACATAGAAATCCCCCAGTAATATCAGGAGGTTACGATGGCAGCCAAAGAGATTTTCTTCCACCAGTCCGCGCGTGAGGCCATCCTGCGCGGTGTCCGGATCCTGTCGGACGCCGTCGCGGTGACCCTGGGCCCCAAGGGCCGCAACGTGGTCATCGAGAAGAGCTTCGGCTCCCCCACGATCACCAAGGACGGCGTCACCGTCGCCAAGGAGATCGACCTCGAGAACAAGTTCGAGAACATGGGCGCGCAGATGGTGAAGGAGGTCGCGTCGAAGACCTCCGACAAGGCGGGTGACGGCACCACGACGGCGACGGTGCTGGCGCGCGCCATCTATGAGGAGGGCCTGAAGCTGTTGGCCGCCGGCCACAACCCGATGGACCTCAAGCGCGGCATCGACAAGGCCGTGGAAGTCGTCGTGGCGGAGCTGAAGAAGCTCTCCAAGCCGACCACCGACAAGAAGGCCATCACCCAGGTGGGCACCATCTCCGCCAACGGCGATGACACCATCGGCGTCATCATCGCGGACGCGATGGAGAAGGTGGGCAAGGAGGGCGTCATCACCGTCGAGGAGGCCAAGGGCCTGGAGACGACGCTCGACGTGGTGGAGGGCATGCAGTTCGACCGCGGGTACGTGTCTCCGTACTTCGTGACGAACCGCGACCGCATGGAGGCGGTGCTCGAGGACCCCTACATCCTCATCAGCGAGAAGAAGGTCTCGTCGATGCAGGACATGATTCCCATCCTCGAGCAGGTGGCGCGCTCGGGCAAGCCGCTCATCATCATCGCCGACGACATCGAGGGCGAGGCGCTGGCCACCCTGGTGGTCAACAAGATCCGCGGCGTGCTGAACGTGTGCGCGGTGAAGGCCCCGGGCTTCGGTGACCGCCGCAAGGAGATGCTGCAGGACATCGCCACGCTGACCGGCGGCACGGTGGTCAGCGAGGAGCTCGGCCACAAGTACGAGAACCTGACGCTGAACGACCTGGGCCGCGCCAAGCGCGTCACGGTGGACAAGGACACCACCACCATCGTCGACGGCGCTGGCACCAAGGAGACCATCGACGCCCGCATCAAGCTCATCCGCTCGCAGACGGAGACCGTCACGAGCGACTACGACCGCGAGAAGCTCCAGGAGCGCCTGGCGAAGCTCGTGGGCGGCGTGGCCGTCATCAACGTCGGCGCGGCCACCGAGACGGAGATGAAGGAGAAGAAGGCCCGCGTGGAGGACGCGCTGCATGCGACCCGCGCGGCCGTCGAGGAGGGCATCGTCCCCGGCGGTGGCGTGGCCTACCTGCGCACCCTGCCCGCGCTGGAGAAGCTGAAGCTGGGCGGTGAGCTGGACTTCGGCGTGGACATCATCCGCCGCGCGCTCCAGGAGCCGCTGCGCAAGATTGCCAGCAACGCCGGCATCGAGGGCGCCGTGGTCATCAACAAGGTCCGCGAGGGCCAGGGTGCGTTCGGGTTCAACGCCCGCACCGAGGTCTACGAGGACCTGGAGAAGGCCGGCGTCATCGACCCGACCAAGGTCGAGCGCACCGCGCTGCAGAACGCCGCCTCCGTGGCGTCCCTGCTTCTGACCACCGAGGCGATGATTGCCGACCGCCCCAAGAAGAAGGCGAAGAACGGCGGCGCCGGCGGTGGTGGCATGCCGGACTACGGCGGCGACGACATGGAGTACTGAGCCACTCCTTCCGGCCCGGGACGCACGTTCCGGGCGGGTGAGAGGGTGTGCTGGACGCGGCCCTGGATGCCTCTTCGCGAGGCGCCGGGGCCGTTGTCTTTTCCGGGCAGGGCAGGGTGGGGAGCGGCGACCTGGAGCCCTGTCCGAGGGGCACTCTCAGGGTGGCTCAGGGCACCCGGCCCACGCTGCCGCCCGTGCCGCTCTCCTGCGACGTGTAGAGCAGGGACGTGCCGTCCAACAGCAGAGCGCCCGGGCCGGTGCCGGCGGGGCCGACCGGGTCCGAGGTGCCGGGCGCGCACGCGCGGACCTGACGCAGGAAGTTCGCGCCGACGTCGGTGGCGTCCTTGAAGTAGAGGCTCCCGTTCAGCTCCACGGGGAAGCGTGGGCCCTGGAGTCCCGAGGCGACGACTTCGGCCGGGCCTCCGCTGCGTGGCAGCCTCACGACCCGGCCCGCGCCGCCTCCGCCATCGGTGATGAGGAAGTGGGTGGGGGTCAGTTCCAGGGACGTGCCCGCCGTGACGCTGTCATCCCGGAGCGTCGCCGCGGCACTCCCGTCCAGGGGGACGCTGTACAGGCCCGGGCTGGTCCCATTCGCAACCAGGAACCAGACGTCCGTGCCCGAAACCCGCGCGCCGCGCACCTGGTTGTTCGCGGCGCCGAGGAAGAGCTCCTGGCGGTTGCCACCGTTCGTGTCCACCCGCACCAGACGACGGTGCCCCGTCGAAACGACGAGCACGTCCCGGCCGTTCAGCTGCGCGGTGAGCACCTCCGTGTTTCCGAAGGTGACGTTGCTGAAGGTGGTGTCGAGGGCGCGCTCGTCCTTCCTTCCCGTGGCCTTGTCCACCCGCCATAGTCCGCCGAGGTCGAGCACGTAGACGCTCGTCGCATCCACCGCGAGGGCATCCGGTGCACGCAGGCCCGTGACCAGGGGGACCGCGTCTCCACCCGCGCGCGAAAGCCGCAGCACCCGTCCCGGTCCGGGATCCTCTTGCTGCGGGTCCAGCGAGTGCGACTCGGAGATGTAGATGTCCGTGGCGTACACTGCGAGCCGCCGGGGCGTGTTCAACCTCGCGGCCAGCTCCGTGCCCTGCTCCAGCGCGGGGGCCACGCAAGTGCCGCCATCCGTGCCCGCGTCCGTCCCCGCGTCGGGAACCGGCTCACCGGCGTCCGTCCCCGCATCGATGGGCTCGGCGCCGCCATCCGGCTCGGTGCCTCCGTCATCCGTGGGCCCGGCGTCGTCGCCGCCCGTGCCGGAGTCCTCCGTGCCGCCCGCGTCCGGCTGTCCCGGGTCCACGGGAGGCGACTCCGAGGAGCAGGCCACCGCGAACAACAGGACGGACAGTCGCGCGAGCTTCATGGGGCGTCTCTCTTGAAAGCACGGCTCAGCTCACGGCTGAGGGCCGTGGTGTCGGACAGCAGCTTGGGCAGGCACGCGGCGGCGCCGGCGCGCAATGACTCCAGCGCCGTCTCCATGGTGAGGTGCTCGGCCAACACTACGAAGGGCGCGCCCTGGGCCAGCGCCTTGCCCAGCTCCAGCGCCTTGCGCCCGTAGGCCGGCGCGAAGTCCCAGCTCACCACCACGCCCACCGGCGAGGCCAGCGCCGTCAGCTCGATGGTGGGCAGCACCCGCGCCTCCAGGCCCACCAGTGCCAGTGCCTCGGAGATGATGCGCGCCGTCGTCGGGTTGTCCTCCAGCACGTCCACCCGCCGTGCTTCCGGCCCCGCTCCCAGCGAGGGGAGGACGGGCTGCTCGGACAGTGCGGTGCGCAGCAGCGCCCGCACCTGGCGGATGTCGTCGAAGGGCTTGAGCAGGTAGTCCACCACGCCCAGCTCCAGCGCCTGCTGCGTCGTCACCAGCGACGGGTAGCCCGTCATCAGGATGACGCGCGAGTTGGAGTACAGGCGCCGCGCCTGCTGGGCCAGCTCCAGTCCGGACAGGCCCGGCAGGTTCTTGTCCGTGACGATGAGGTCCACCGGCCCCTGGCGCAGCTGGTCCAGCGCTTCCTCGCCGCTGGCCGCCTCGATGACCTCGCACTCCTTGCCCATCAGGTCGCGGAAGACCATGCGGATGATGGTCTCGTCGTCTACCACCAGCAGCCGCTGGCGCCGCGTGGGCGGCGCGTCCGTGGTGGGGAAGAGCACCCGGAACACGGTGGCCGGCGGCGGCACGTCCCGAATCAGCCCCGGCGAGCCCAGGCCAATCTGCGCGCGGTGCTCCTGGGCGATGCGCCGGCACACCGCCAGCCCCAGGCCCGTGCCCCGCTTGTTCGCGGTGACGTACGGCTCGAACATGCGCTCGCGCAGGTCCTCCGGGATGCCCGGGCCCCAGTCCGCCACATACAGCACCGGCGACGAGCCCTCGAGCGTGAGCACCACCTTCACCCGCCCGCGCCCGGCCATGGCGTCGCGGGCGTTGTTCAGCAAATTCAGCGTGAGCTGCTCGATGAGGCGCGCGTTGCCCTGGATGGTGATGTCCTCGGGGGCCTCCACTTCCAGGGAGATTCGCGCCGAGTCCGGGTTGATGCTGAACAGCCTGGCCGCCGCCCAGATGGGCGCCGCCAGCGACAGGCGCTGCTGAGGGGCAGGGCGCTCGCTGGCCAGGCGGATGTAGTCGGAGACGATCTGCTCCATCCGCTCCACCTGGGCGAGCAGCAGCCGCAGCGGGCCCGAGGGACCGCCGTCCTCCGCCAGGAGCTGTGCGTACGCCTTCACTCCGAGCAAAGGCTGCCGCAGCTCGTGCAGCACCTCGGCGGCGAGCTGGGTGGAGTGCGCGCCCACACGTTGCAGAGCCGCCGCCGCCGCTCGCGCGGCTGGCAGATCACCCACCTCCAGGGCCTGGAGCAGTTGGGCGAGCGGCGCGGGTGTTTCCATGTCCGGAGCATGGCGGATGCGTCGGCTTCTACGCAACGCGGGTGGAGGGAATCCGTTGACCGGGGGCTCGGACATGCGGATGCTGCCCGCGTTTCCCGCCGCTGGCCTCGGGAGGGCCTTCATGCCGCAGACCAACCCGTTCCACTCGCTCGTGCCCCGGAAGCTCACGGACTCCGAGCTGGCCCGCTCCATCCGGCTGAACATCGAGGCGGAGCTGGACGCCATCAACCTCTACGCCGCCCACCTCGACGCCACCGACAACGAGGAGGCCAAGGCCATCCTCCGCCACGTCATGGACGAGGAGCGCGAGCACGCCGCCCTCTTCTGGCAGCTCATCGCCCGGCTGGACCCCGAGCAGGCCCAGCACGACAAGGAGGCGTCGGAGAAGTACCGCCTCATCACCACCGGCGCGTCGCACGAAGAGGTGGAGGCCGTGGGCAAGGAGGGCGGTGGCGAGCGCTCCCCGGCCGACATCAGCCTCGAGAAGCGCCTCACCGTCGGCAGCCTGCGCCGCTAGCTAGGAACCGGAGCCGCCCTGCTGCCGCCGCTCGGCGGGCGGGGCCTCCAGGTCCAGCGCCGCCATGTAGACGACATTCCGCGAGCCACGCTTGCCGCGGTACATGGCCCGGTCCGACAAATCCAGCAGCGCGGCCTTGGCCTTGGCGTGCTCGGGGAAGCTCGCCACGCCGATGCACGTGGTGACGGTGAGCGCCAGGCCCTCGCGCGCCAGGAAGCGGTGCGTCTCCATGGTGCGGCGGATGCGCTCCGCCACCTTGAGCGCGCCGCCCGAGTCGGTGCCGCGCAGCATCACCACGTACTCGTCCCCGCCGTAGCGGGCCACCACGTCCGGGTCTCTCACGCAGCCCTTCACCACCCGGGCCGTCTCCACCAGCAGCTTGGAGCCCACCAGGTGGCCGTGGGTGTCGTTGATGGACTTGAAGTGGTCCAGGTCCATGAACAGCAGGCTGAAGGGGCGCTGCGTCTGGAGCGACTCCTGGATTTCGCGGTCCAGCACCATGTGCAGGTAGCGCGTGTTGAAGAGGCGGGTGAGGTCGTCGACGTACGCCAGGTCCTCCACCGCCGCGAAGCGCCCCAGGTTGCGCAGCGCCAGGCCCCAGTTGCGCACCAGGTAGCCGGCCGTCTCGCCGGTCCACTCCGCACCGGCGCCGCCGAAGAAGAGCACCGCGTGCCCCAGCACCACCTGGCCCTCCACGGCGGGGATGGAGAGCACGCGCGCGTAGGACACGCCCAGCCCCTCCAGCTCGCGGGGGGCGCGTGCGTCCGTCAGGCGCTCGGTGAGCGCGGCCACCAGGCGCTGCTCCACCTCGGTGGACAGCCCGCGCGTGCCGTGCAGGCGCAGGCCGGAGGTCGGGTCTCGCTCCAGCAGCACCACGGCGCTGGCGGAGGCCATGCCCTGCAGGGCGCTCGCGGTGGCGGCGGCCAGCTTCTCGCGGTCCAGCGTGGTGGCGATGCGCTGGCCCGCCTCCAGCATGGCGACGTGCCGGCGCAGGGAGGCGTTCTCCTGCATCAAGTCCCTCGTGGTGAGGGCGCGGCGGACGGCGTGCTGGAGGGCCTCGGGGGCCACCGGCTTGACGAGGTACTCGGCCGCGCCGCTCTTGATGGCCCGCACGGCGGGGTCGACCTTGTCCAGGCCGGTGATGACCACCACCTCCACGCCGGAGTGGCGGTCTCTCACGTAGCGCAGGACCTCCATGCCGTCGCCGCCGGGGAGGATGAGGTCCGTCACCACCGCATCGAAGCGCTCCGCGTCGAGTGCGTCCCGGGCTTCCTGCAGTGTGCCCACCGCGGTCACGGCGTGGCCCACGGCGGTCAGGTAGTCGCCGTAGAGGGTGCGGGCGATCTTTTCGTCATCGACGAGGAGGATGCGCGCCATCGCATCCACGGGCTTAGCACCAAGAGGCGGAAGGCTGCTAGGGTCGCCGCCGTGTCACCCTTCGAAAGCGGACGCCGGCTCTGCCTTCTCGTCGAGGCAGGGGAGACGCGCTACGCCGTGGAGGCCACCTCCGTCATGGAGGTGGCGATGTCCGGCGCCAATGGCTCCAGCCTCCGGGGCGTGCTGGAGGTGAAGGACCTGTCGGCCCTGCTCGGCGGCCCGCCCGAGGAGGGAGCGGGCATGGTCGTGGTGCTCGACGTGAGCCCCACCCTGGCCGTGAGGGTGCGCTCCGTGGTGGAAGTCGCAGATGTCGCTCGCGCCCCGTTCTTCCTGCTTCCCCCCGGTTTGGCGGACTCGCTGGCGCCCCTGAGCCGGGGCGCGGTGCTGCACAAGGAGCGGCTGTACCTGGAGCTCATCGCCGAGGCGCTGCCCCACCGGGTGGGCCCCCGGTCCTCGCCTGCCTCCCCGCGCCCCGTGCACTGGGCCGAGGCCGCGCCCGAGCGCGCGCTCGTCTTCGAGTCCCAGGGGCTGCTGTACGGCGTCCCGCTGGGCTTCGTGTCCCAGGTGGTGGAGCGGGGGGATGCCTTCAGCGTCCTGCCCGTGCAGAGCGGGCCGGTGGCCGGTATCTTCCCCCACGTGCAGGTGCTCTGGCCCATCTGTTCGGTACCCGCACTCCTGGGCGCAGCGCCGGCCCCG is from Pyxidicoccus xibeiensis and encodes:
- a CDS encoding demethoxyubiquinone hydroxylase family protein, with the protein product MPQTNPFHSLVPRKLTDSELARSIRLNIEAELDAINLYAAHLDATDNEEAKAILRHVMDEEREHAALFWQLIARLDPEQAQHDKEASEKYRLITTGASHEEVEAVGKEGGGERSPADISLEKRLTVGSLRR
- a CDS encoding metallopeptidase family protein, coding for MGKRTAKPGGVEGVEARLDAVAEAFEAGDFETALAGAEGLLADAPEHPAALHYRASALMELGRLEEAEKAFGLALKVAPEDLKVLLGAADCLVCRTEEDREAAEEGLGLCARGLRLAQKAADVERVYEFLLLEGMALNQLGECERALKSVDAALGHMPRSADAQLERGIALFELCRFEEAQAAFEKVLKELPDEALAHHYLGLMAERRGDEKEAKRRFERAQALGPREFPPPVRLEEAEFDRAVEEAVKSLPRHAKQYLDNVTIAVEDIPSDEDLMGQDPPLSPSILGVFLGTPVGERHLTDTFDPYPASIVLYQRNLERFARTREELIEQIGITVMHEVGHFMGLDEDDLWQRGLD
- a CDS encoding PQQ-dependent sugar dehydrogenase; translated protein: MTGRRFCLSLRNGIKTPALGLGAFEATVGAYRAAEKLLADGRVRCGAMLLHQRLGLVAMLCASALVACSDRPSVEGDAGVEIDAGSLTDAGEPNPTSDAGEADGGGSSDAGTSDDAGTSDAGTPLTNSCLGPSSANVANARLPAGYCAWTWATVTDPRGLIVAPNGDVLVVERRAGRITALYDSNSDGVSDSSERATLVEVGGLNHGITLHDGYLYASSATRVLRWPFATGTRAALSGQEEVVTGIPSGGVAGGHVTRTIVFDAEGRLYVSVGSATNVDGDSTRARIRRFTAAQVQAGNVAFTDGEVFADGLRNEVGLRFDSQGRLWGVENERDNLNRADLGGDIHTDNPAEELNLFSEAGRFYGYPYCFSEFLLPAGVGMGRGTQWTDPGFMNDGTHSDAWCRDVNNVVPPMLAMPAHVAPLDIVFYDGASFPPEVVGDAFVSFHGSWNRRPAQGYEVARVVFENGLPVRYEPFFEFNGTDDTSVDWPHRPVGLGVGPHGELFVSSDASGRIIAIGYQR
- a CDS encoding NAD-dependent epimerase/dehydratase family protein → MDKVALFGASGVVGQSVARALQARGQPYRVVGRSRASLQKEFGADPLAEVATWDTENPDSIRAAARGVHTLIYMVGVNYWQFGLHPLLMRRTLDAAIAEGVKRILLIGTVYPYGRPRTETVKEDHPREPHTFKGRMRKEQEDMLMAEHAAGRIQATILRLPDFYGPGVDKSFLHRAFLAAVGGTRAQLIGPIDRPHEFVYVPDVGPVVTKLMDEPRAYGKWWNFAGAGVTSQRTLVEEIFRQAGRPPKLMTSGKGMLRLMGLFNPFMRELVEMHYLLTEPVLMDDSALRQLLGDVHKTPYTEGIRQTLAATRAAAVSPAPAATGRPHPVP
- the sinM gene encoding signal integration modulator SinM produces the protein MKLARLSVLLFAVACSSESPPVDPGQPDAGGTEDSGTGGDDAGPTDDGGTEPDGGAEPIDAGTDAGEPVPDAGTDAGTDGGTCVAPALEQGTELAARLNTPRRLAVYATDIYISESHSLDPQQEDPGPGRVLRLSRAGGDAVPLVTGLRAPDALAVDATSVYVLDLGGLWRVDKATGRKDERALDTTFSNVTFGNTEVLTAQLNGRDVLVVSTGHRRLVRVDTNGGNRQELFLGAANNQVRGARVSGTDVWFLVANGTSPGLYSVPLDGSAAATLRDDSVTAGTSLELTPTHFLITDGGGGAGRVVRLPRSGGPAEVVASGLQGPRFPVELNGSLYFKDATDVGANFLRQVRACAPGTSDPVGPAGTGPGALLLDGTSLLYTSQESGTGGSVGRVP
- the sinK gene encoding hybrid histidine protein kinase/response regulator SinK, producing the protein METPAPLAQLLQALEVGDLPAARAAAAALQRVGAHSTQLAAEVLHELRQPLLGVKAYAQLLAEDGGPSGPLRLLLAQVERMEQIVSDYIRLASERPAPQQRLSLAAPIWAAARLFSINPDSARISLEVEAPEDITIQGNARLIEQLTLNLLNNARDAMAGRGRVKVVLTLEGSSPVLYVADWGPGIPEDLRERMFEPYVTANKRGTGLGLAVCRRIAQEHRAQIGLGSPGLIRDVPPPATVFRVLFPTTDAPPTRRQRLLVVDDETIIRMVFRDLMGKECEVIEAASGEEALDQLRQGPVDLIVTDKNLPGLSGLELAQQARRLYSNSRVILMTGYPSLVTTQQALELGVVDYLLKPFDDIRQVRALLRTALSEQPVLPSLGAGPEARRVDVLEDNPTTARIISEALALVGLEARVLPTIELTALASPVGVVVSWDFAPAYGRKALELGKALAQGAPFVVLAEHLTMETALESLRAGAAACLPKLLSDTTALSRELSRAFKRDAP
- a CDS encoding TetR/AcrR family transcriptional regulator, yielding MGISERKERQRAELREQILRVARDMVMREGFDALSMRKLADAVEYAPATLYLHFENREAIARELCVRGFRDLLAALEPAATGEEPLARLSKLADAYVRFGLENPETYRLIFMEDAKLSTALFSDAPDAAGPRSFGVLVRVFEDLKSTGRIAEAAEPWMLAEVLWAGLHGLVSLRLTCTGFQGSPVDELTRVLVTTLVHGLPGLKAQAVG
- a CDS encoding response regulator, which gives rise to MNILVVDDDLELCTMLSRFLEMHGFTVYSAADALQALDILERNQVGMVITDYLMPHLDGIHFTEMLKADPRFQAIPVLLMTASTDEGITERGLRKGVALTLQKPLDMGQLLTLVRFAE
- the groL gene encoding chaperonin GroEL (60 kDa chaperone family; promotes refolding of misfolded polypeptides especially under stressful conditions; forms two stacked rings of heptamers to form a barrel-shaped 14mer; ends can be capped by GroES; misfolded proteins enter the barrel where they are refolded when GroES binds) produces the protein MAAKEIFFHQSAREAILRGVRILSDAVAVTLGPKGRNVVIEKSFGSPTITKDGVTVAKEIDLENKFENMGAQMVKEVASKTSDKAGDGTTTATVLARAIYEEGLKLLAAGHNPMDLKRGIDKAVEVVVAELKKLSKPTTDKKAITQVGTISANGDDTIGVIIADAMEKVGKEGVITVEEAKGLETTLDVVEGMQFDRGYVSPYFVTNRDRMEAVLEDPYILISEKKVSSMQDMIPILEQVARSGKPLIIIADDIEGEALATLVVNKIRGVLNVCAVKAPGFGDRRKEMLQDIATLTGGTVVSEELGHKYENLTLNDLGRAKRVTVDKDTTTIVDGAGTKETIDARIKLIRSQTETVTSDYDREKLQERLAKLVGGVAVINVGAATETEMKEKKARVEDALHATRAAVEEGIVPGGGVAYLRTLPALEKLKLGGELDFGVDIIRRALQEPLRKIASNAGIEGAVVINKVREGQGAFGFNARTEVYEDLEKAGVIDPTKVERTALQNAASVASLLLTTEAMIADRPKKKAKNGGAGGGGMPDYGGDDMEY